A window from Thalassophryne amazonica chromosome 15, fThaAma1.1, whole genome shotgun sequence encodes these proteins:
- the LOC117526870 gene encoding centromere protein K-like, which produces MAEVKLSGLPGVELSEAAQAELLNQCEEQFAHLEKLHNEIILCEPDLCENPQEQSVNTLMATEAELKQWLTTEPTLLAVNSEILLRAGKEEMLKLCSELEMIVSCYEAMRDKLRDSKKLEQKWLEEKKQVMVAASDHVERLQAQREKLSELSVLQETKDKIEKLKVYQERLMESLGDILEKHIPLPQKESTSNKKKKVSAAEFNKDLISINEILEMLMNQFLNAPHDPYVTIDAAFWPPYVEMLLRYGIAVRHPENSFKIRLETFF; this is translated from the exons GCGGAGGTGAAGTTGAGCGGACTGCCTGGAGTTGAGCTGTCTGAGGCTGCTCAGGCCGAGCTGCTGAACCAGTGCGAAGAGCAGtttgcacacttagaaaag CTTCATAATGAGATCATCCTGTGTGAACCAGATTTATGTGAAAACCCAcaagagcag TCAGTAAACACTCTGATGGCAACAGAAGCTGAGCTGAAGCAGTGGCTGACGACGGAGCCCACGT tgctGGCAGTAAATTCAGAGATTTTACTCCGAGCTGGGAAAGAAGAG ATGCTGAAGCTGTGCTCTGAACTTGAGATGATTGTGTCGTGTTATGAAGCAATGAGAGACAAACTCAGAGACAGTAAAAAGCT TGAGCAGAAGTGGCTCGAAGAGAAGAAGCAGGTGATGGTTGCTGCCAGTGATCATGTTGAACGACTCCAAGCGCAGAGAGAGAAGCTGTCCGAGCTGAG tGTCCTGCAGGAAACCAAGGACAAAATTGAGAAGCTGAAAGTCTACCAAGAAAGACTGATGGAGTCTCTGGGAGACATCTTGGAGAAGCATATtcctcttcctcagaaggagtccacttcaaacaagaagaagaag GTTTCTGCAGCAGAGTTCAACAAAGACCTGATATCAATAAATGAAATCCTGGAG ATGCTCATGAACCAGTTCCTGAATGCACCACACGACCCTTATGTGACCATAGACGCAGCCTTCTGGCCGCCGTATGTGGAAATGCTGCTACGTTACGGCATTGCAGTCAGACATCCAGAGAACAGTTTCAAAATCCGCCTGGAGACCTTTTTTTAA
- the LOC117526686 gene encoding LOW QUALITY PROTEIN: stromal membrane-associated protein 1-like (The sequence of the model RefSeq protein was modified relative to this genomic sequence to represent the inferred CDS: deleted 1 base in 1 codon), translated as MTTRSEREKAQKLNEQHQAILSKMLREDDNKYCADCEAKGPRWASWNLGVFICIRCAGIHRNLGVHVSRVKSVNLDQWTIEQIQSIQDMGNTKARQLYEANLPESFRRPQTDQAVEFFIRDKYEKKKYYSKNVTNGSSPKDTKKEKDSESGHKVASYSKNEDSRPVPKISPAKNSEPSVNLLGLDAPAAASCNDSSTSTSQNNDLDIFGPMVSNPLPASTSTAAFPQVMSSSTRTVMENSRSKTDNVNHSVIF; from the exons ATGACGACCCGTTCGGAGCGGGAGAAGGCCCAGAAGCTGAACGAGCAGCACCAGGCCATCCTGTCCAAAATGCTGCGAGAAGACGACAACAAATACTGCGCCGATTGCGAGGCTAAAG GTCCACGGTGGGCGTCCTGGAATCTGGGAGTGTTCATCTGCATCCGGTGTGCTGGCATCCACAGGAACCTGGGCGTGCACGTATCCAGAGTCAAGTCCGTCAACCTGGACCAGTGGACCATAGAACAAATCCAG AGTATACAGGATATGGGTAACACCAAGGCCCGGCAGCTTTATGAGGCCAACCTTCCAGAAAGCTTCAGaagacctcaaacagacca AGCCGTGGAATTTTTCATCAGGGACAAATATGAGAAGAAAAAATACTACAGCAAGAATGTGACCAACGGAAGCAGC ccAAAAGATACAAAGAAAGAGAAGGATTCAGAGAGTGGCCACAAGGTGGCGTCCTACAGCAAG AATGAAGACTCTCGGCCGGTTCCTAAAATCAGTCCAGCTAAGAATTCAGAACCCTCAGTGAACCTT TTAGGCCTTG aTGCACCGGCAGCCGCGTCCTGTAACGACAGTAGCACAAGCACATCCCAGAACAACGACCTGGATATATTTGGCCCCATGGTGTCCAATCCCCTGCCTGCTTCCACATCCACAGCGGCATTTCCTCAGGTAATGTCCAGCAGCACTCGCACG GTTATGGAgaattccagaagcaaaacagatAATGTCAACCACTCAGTCATTTTCTGA